In Leptospira kirschneri serovar Cynopteri str. 3522 CT, one DNA window encodes the following:
- a CDS encoding flavin reductase family protein — MKITDEVFKNALSHFPSGVTVITYSHLGKHGGLTVSSFSSLSLDPPLILFCLQKNITSHDPIHDSGKFVVNILAQGQDSISNQFASGKTDKHSLIGELGCEVGDLKVPVLPGILSYIECEVDRFVDGGDHSIVIGKVISAGSNDELRPLLYYRRNYYSI; from the coding sequence ATGAAAATTACCGACGAAGTTTTTAAAAATGCACTTTCCCATTTTCCATCAGGTGTCACCGTTATTACTTATTCTCATCTTGGAAAACACGGCGGTCTTACCGTTAGTAGTTTTAGTTCTCTTTCCTTAGATCCTCCTTTGATTTTATTTTGCCTTCAAAAAAATATAACAAGTCACGATCCTATTCATGACTCAGGTAAATTTGTAGTGAACATTTTAGCTCAGGGACAAGATTCTATTTCCAATCAGTTTGCATCTGGTAAAACGGATAAACATTCCCTCATTGGAGAGCTTGGTTGTGAGGTCGGCGATTTAAAAGTCCCTGTTCTACCCGGAATCCTTTCTTACATTGAATGTGAAGTGGATCGGTTTGTAGACGGTGGGGATCATTCTATTGTGATTGGAAAGGTGATTTCTGCAGGATCGAACGACGAGCTTCGGCCTCTATTATATTACAGGCGTAATTATTATTCAATTTAG